The following are encoded together in the Heterodontus francisci isolate sHetFra1 chromosome 41, sHetFra1.hap1, whole genome shotgun sequence genome:
- the LOC137353598 gene encoding small integral membrane protein 45 codes for MPHFLDWFVPVYLMISILILVGFGACIYYFEPGLQEAHKWRTQRPITEREVRKTLMIRDNLGFRPPEV; via the coding sequence ATGCCTCACTTCCTGGACTGGTTCGTCCCTGTCTACTTGATGATTTCCATTCTAATCCTGGTTGGGTTTGGCGCCTGCATTTACTACTTTGAGCCCGGCCTACAAGAGGCTCACAAGTGGCGGACACAGAGGCCCATCACAGAGAGGGAAGTCCGAAAAACATTAATGATCCGGGACAATCTTGGCTTCAGGCCACCAGAGGTCTGA